The DNA region attcTAATTTCATTCTGGTTTTTTTAGAAACTAGTGTTTAATGATCTTGGTAATGGAGTGTTGAAGAATGCATGGGAAGGCTATAACTGTTCCTTGTTTGCTTATGGACAGACAGGCTCTGGGAAGTCTTACTCCGTTGTTGGTTATGGTGCAAACAAAGGTAGTGTGTCTAAAGTTCTGCCTTGACGCAAAAGACATTGTTGGTATTTTTTATCTACATTCGTTGGCTTAGATCATGACACATAATAGGATAAAACATCCTATTCATTTGTGTACATTTTTTTCTCTTCTTTATTTTCAGATACACATATTTCTCTGTTTAGGGATAACATGCCAATGTGTTTAACAAtaacactataaaaaaaaaaccatacaaAAAATGATTGAGCAAAAACATGTTATGCTATTCTCAATGTCACTTTCATCATTCAGAAGTTATGaaactaaaaattaataaattcaaataataaatactttaatcAAAAAGagaattacataattatttattgtttttatttacactTCCAGGAATTGTTCCGATGTTCTGCAATCAGATTTTTGTCGGTATCAATGAGAAGAAGTCGGAAGGTGTGAAAACAGAATACGAGGTCAGCTTTAGTATGCTCGAGATCTACAATGAGCAGGTCCGAGATCTTTTGTCGCCGTCCAGCAATAAGAAGGGAGGCCTTCGGGTCAGGGAGCATCCAAAAAAGGGCTTTTACGGTTAGAGATATTATCAGTAGTTAGAATATTCTAACCTAAAATAggaattgtcatttttttttaaataagtgtTTTAATACAGTGAGTGCTGAGCACAGAATAGCTGTCTGGCtctttcaatcaatcaatcaatcaatcaaaataatatttatttccttaattcataaacaaacataatttcttACAATATACAAACATGCATGAAGGAGGCACAGATTTCAAGAAGCAAACTTTGTGCTGGAAGTACGTGCCAAcagaaaataatactaaaaaaatgcaatttaataACAATTCAGTACATGAATAAAAGTAACACAAAACTACAGATAACCTTCAAAATAAGAAATACCATATAATTTTATGACCAAGTATAGTCCCAGGGGCCTGATTATGAAATTTTGCAAATACTTGAATTGCATTACCAATGGATTTACCAAATTCTTGTTAACCCTAAATTAAGGAGTGGGATTACAATCATTATATACAATGCTGGAATGTATTCTTTATCATAGTTTAAATGTGTTATGGTATGAATAATCATATATTTGCATTACATAGCTGAGGGGTTGCGTACTGTCCCAGTCAATAGCTACAATGACATTGAAAACCGAATGGAAGAAGGAACGCGTAACAGAACCGTGGCAGCAACACAGATGAACGCCACAAGTAGTCGTGCTCATACTATTGTAGGTGTTACGTTTACCCAGAAGTCTTTCAATGACGCCGGGCAAGAAATGGCTAAGGTGTCCATCATTAATCTGGTCGATTTGGCAGGAAGGTACAGTAACGACCTCCATTTATCATTGAATAGCTTAAGGGTCTACAGGTCATAGGAAATACACCTCTTTTCTATACCCTATAGTACACTCACACCAACTGCAACCAATTTAAGACTGCACTCTTTTGCCGTattgaagcttggttcccactaggaacCAATGCAAGGACAGAAGGCGCAATgcaagcaaattgaccaatcacgatcgatggattattcgaactgtcgcttgtaatTGGCCAATTCGCTcttagtgggaactaagcttaagAAGGGACACTCACACTCGGAATATTGTAGGCATTTGTTCTTCTAAGTTAGAAGAGATTTTGGAATTTTGATAATTGCAAATGTCAATCCATATGTTTgactaaatatttgttattctaGATTTTTGTACTAGTAAAACCTTATTTGCAATACACATATAATTCATGTTTCCCAACAGTGAGAGGGCTGATTCAACTGGCGCTACCGGAGATCGACTGAAAGAGGGAGCTGCAATTAACCAATCCCTTTCGGCTCTTGGTAACGTTATCGCAGCACTTGCAGATGCTAGTTCAGGGAAGAGAGTCAAGGGTAAGTTCATAATCTCTGAACAATTATCAAAACAGTTTATAGagataatattacaatatttgtttttaaataatttattctaaaagtaaaatgtttttaatgtagTTCCGTACAGAGACTCAGTGTTAACTAGACTGTTGAAGAACGCCCTCGGTGGAAACAGCAAGACTATAATGATCGCAGCTCTCAGTCCTGCAGATATTAACTATGATGAGACACTTTCAACATTAAGATATGGTAAACTGTCTTTATTTTTCTAAACTATGTAGTCAATATATATTAAAGCTATTTTTAGCTATCTTTCTAAAATTGAACTAATGTCACAATACCCAGATATAACATTTCATATATTTACGTATTTGTATCaccaaaatgtttgttttttttgtagcTGATCGTGCGAAACAAATCAAAACAAAGGCGGTCGTAAACGAGGATCCAACTGAAAAATTGATTCGTGAATTGAAGGAGGAAAATGAGAAACTGCGAGCTGCGTTGAAAACAGGTGGTGTGATCTCGATGACGgcagatgatgatgacgatgacaaGAAGGGAGGAGGTACTGTATGTTTAGATGATTTAGTAATTAAAACGAGATCAAAGTATCATTCATACTGTAAAAGTGATAAAGAAAACCTAGGCCCACAGAACTGACTAGTAATTCTGGACCCTCTTTCCTGTGAGAGAGTGGAATGAATTAGAGAAGTTTTTTCGTTTTAATTTAACACTattttgaaaacattattttgttgtcAGATGTTGACGCTATCAGAAAACAACTGGAGGAAGAGATGAAAGCAGTGTTAGAAGCCAATGAACGAGAAATGGAACAGATGAAACAGACCTGGCAGGAGAAATTAGACAGCTCAGCTGTAAGTTACATAAATCTGCTCCACATAATCcataaaaatacagtagatcCTCAACCTTCTGCTGATTCTGGTAATGCCAACAAACAAAATTTACAACTTGTTTCAATTCTCAGGGAGGTGATGATGGTGAACAAGCTAAAAAAGAGGAACGCAAGACCACACCACATATTTCCAATTTGAACATAGATAATCAGCTGTCTGGTATGATAGTGCATATAATAAGGGAAGGAACGCTGAAGGTTGGAAGTAGCAAGGCTAGCCCACCAGCAGACATTGTCTTATCAGGCTTAGGGTAGGTAGAATTAACAACCTGAAATTCATAATCAATTTTAATCCTACCACAATTATCATCCAAAGCATCATCAGTGTTTCAATATAACATTgtcatcattgttattatttctgACTTTTCTAACATGACAGCGTAAAGTCTGGTTTTCATAAGATTCTAGGAAGTTTGGTTTAACAACATGCGAgaatctcgccaattacagaatggataaattatttaataattggtcgtgcttataaactaagtctcatttgaagcttagggagtggagttcaAAGAGgagtgagttacaaccctgacactaggtcaggattgaatccAGGACCTTGgtattggaaggcaagcatgttaaccccCAAGCTAAAGCTCCACtaccattattatattaatttgattgTACTATTCTTAATAGTgacatatttttacataatttgaatcaattaatttattttctattttagcATACAACCAGATCATGCGTTGTTCTCAGTTGAAAAAGGAAGCATCTTCCTTGAGAAAGTTGCAGACGGCAAAGTGCTGTTAAATGGGGAACCACTCACTTCAAAACAACAGCTGGATCACAATGACAggtaatcaatcaatcaatcaattaattatttaattgataattTGATTGATAAATTGTTCaatcaataatttaattgatcAATCAATAGATAACCAATAAAcgattaaatcaatcaatcaatactgGATAACCAATAAATCATTCAATGATCAATCAACAGATAaccaataaatcaatcaatgatcAATCAACAGATAaccaataaatcaatcaatcagtagGTATATCAGTCAAtgaataaatgatcaatcaattaatttatCAATCAATTCATGGATTGATCAAAATAGGGTTTATCAATCCTGGAATTGGTATGTTGCTTGCTGTTGTATgtgtataattaaaaataaagaaaataaaaatggatTAATCGATACatttatcaatcaattaataaattgataaaaaatttATCAATCAATAACATGTCAAAgggtaaataaaaataaatatttgtttttttaggatCATGTTTGGTTCAAATCATCTGTATGTATTCCAACACCCAGCGTTAAAGAATGCAAATCCTGGTAATTACAAGGTACCAGTTACGTACGAAATGGCTCAACAAGAGATAGCAAAGAACAATGGGTTTGATATGTCATCTAAGCAGTCAGCAGGTAAGAATATAAAGGAGTGAAGTTGGAAAATAAACTCTACTgactaattaaaataataatgatgtgcTCTCATCTCAGGATGATATTCCATCTGGAAagcatctttgacttatatAAGACATTTTATGATCCAGCTGATGGAGATATGATGTGGATGATTATGAGAATAAGCCTTATGATCACATGTCATTCCTCAATTCCATTAACATTCATCATTCTTTCTTTTTCATATCTTCAGAGGAAATGCTGTTACAAGAAGATCTTGTTGACTTGATACCTGCTGTGGAAGAGGCTAACACAATAAGTGAAGAGCTGGATAAGAAGGTTAAGTTTGAGATTGTTGTTATCTCACCTAAAGCTAGAGGGCTCACTCATGGCAGAACAGAGGTATGTTACTGTACAAGTTTTGTATTTATTGCTGTATGCTCTTTGTCGCAAGAAAATCTACAGTTGACGAAAGTACCCCTGTCTATCATCCTTTCTTCCAACCCATTTGTGACTTCAAATTGGCGTTGCGAAGCTTTTAATATGCCTAGACCAAGACAGCAGAAAACAACAGGTTTAATTGCATTACTTTCCAATATTTTACTAGGTTTGTGTGAAAATGCGCAACTTGGAATCGGGGTATGAGTACATTTGGACGCGTGACAAATTCCAACGGCGCAAGTATCTGATGCAAGAGATGTACCAGAACTTTGTTGAGGGTGAAGAATGGAAGCTGCCAGATGtatgtcattttaaaatgtttttagatTATTCGTATCTGCATATCATGTGAAAATGAAGTCTATTTCATATTCTAACCACAggacaaatataataataatatttttgttttaattgtaggaGAAAGATCCATTTACTGTAGCGCCAAACACAGAAGTGCAAATTGGACATGTGAACATATACCTACAGAGTTTGTCTTATCTGGTAAGAATAATGATAAATTGTTGGCTGATCAAAACTGTCTTGTTGAATCTCAATGGTCTGGAAGAGAAGTTCTGCCTTGGCCCACAAAATAATTAGTTTTTGTTCTTGATCACCCATTTGTTAATTATCATTCAAGAAAAGTAGTGAGGGTGCTTTGTTAGCTTTGAAAAAT from Antedon mediterranea chromosome 2, ecAntMedi1.1, whole genome shotgun sequence includes:
- the LOC140040078 gene encoding kinesin-like protein KIF28P; its protein translation is MQGATTTIKNPAAPNEDPRKFNFDHSYWSHDGFEEDADGYLKPVSPRYADQKLVFNDLGNGVLKNAWEGYNCSLFAYGQTGSGKSYSVVGYGANKGIVPMFCNQIFVGINEKKSEGVKTEYEVSFSMLEIYNEQVRDLLSPSSNKKGGLRVREHPKKGFYAEGLRTVPVNSYNDIENRMEEGTRNRTVAATQMNATSSRAHTIVGVTFTQKSFNDAGQEMAKVSIINLVDLAGSERADSTGATGDRLKEGAAINQSLSALGNVIAALADASSGKRVKVPYRDSVLTRLLKNALGGNSKTIMIAALSPADINYDETLSTLRYADRAKQIKTKAVVNEDPTEKLIRELKEENEKLRAALKTGGVISMTADDDDDDKKGGDVDAIRKQLEEEMKAVLEANEREMEQMKQTWQEKLDSSAGGDDGEQAKKEERKTTPHISNLNIDNQLSGMIVHIIREGTLKVGSSKASPPADIVLSGLGIQPDHALFSVEKGSIFLEKVADGKVLLNGEPLTSKQQLDHNDRIMFGSNHLYVFQHPALKNANPGNYKVPVTYEMAQQEIAKNNGFDMSSKQSAEEMLLQEDLVDLIPAVEEANTISEELDKKVKFEIVVISPKARGLTHGRTEVCVKMRNLESGYEYIWTRDKFQRRKYLMQEMYQNFVEGEEWKLPDEKDPFTVAPNTEVQIGHVNIYLQSLSYLIELKDSLDVSDVKGKDVGIMDVEIIPCNSKGKELTEADDVFVDDPKDLISASVNFVVKIRSITGLPNMYTDVYCKYDMFLDAESTKTEVIPNTSNPEFKHRKNFSFNPATSQLVDYLSNGVLAVQVWGKYKFKEASQRQKNMNTKQMVMSETLAKGRDLNTNANKTSDPDKVALRFQLIALKKRQERLVVKLSQVQRCVQVAEEHKKVRIPTAVVKQVLNDQNPKRVESAINKIPQDDGAGVPSTDAPQSSMCTLM